In one Dama dama isolate Ldn47 chromosome 5, ASM3311817v1, whole genome shotgun sequence genomic region, the following are encoded:
- the CYGB gene encoding cytoglobin isoform X1: protein MEKVPGEMEIERRERSEELSEAERKAVQATWARLYANCEDVGVAILVRFFVNFPSAKQYFSQFRHMEEPLEMERSPQLRKHACRVMGALNTVVENLHDPEKVSSVLALVGKAHALKHKVEPVYFKILSGVILEVIAEEFANDFPPETQRAWAKLRGLIYSHVTAAYKEVGWPAGHAALFGAIGPPSSPPSLAAP from the exons ATGGAGAAAGTGCCGGGCGAGATGGAGATCGAGCGCAGGGAGCGGAGCGAGGAGCTGTCCGAGGCGGAGAGGAAGGCGGTGCAGGCGACGTGGGCCCGGCTCTATGCCAACTGCGAGGACGTGGGGGTGGCCATCCTGGTGAG GTTCTTTGTAAACTTCCCTTCGGCCAAGCAGTACTTCAGCCAGTTCAGGCACATGGAGGAGCCCCTGGAAATGGAGCGGAGCCCGCAGCTGCGGAAGCACGCCTGCCGGGTCATGGGGGCCCTGAACACAGTGGTGGAGAACCTGCACGACCCCGAGAAGGTGTCCTCTGTGCTCGCCCTGGTGGGCAAAGCCCATGCCCTCAAGCACAAGGTGGAGCCCGTGTACTTCAAG ATCCTCTCTGGAGTCATCCTGGAGGTGATCGCCGAGGAATTTGCCAATGACTTCCCCCCTGAGACGCAGAGAGCCTGGGCCAAACTTCGCGGCCTCATCTACAGCCACGTGACCGCTGCCTACAAGGAAGTGGGCTGG CCCGCCGGCCACGCTGCCCTCTTCGGGGCCATAGGACCCCCTtcttctcccccatccctggcagCACCTTGA
- the CYGB gene encoding cytoglobin isoform X2, with translation MEKVPGEMEIERRERSEELSEAERKAVQATWARLYANCEDVGVAILVRFFVNFPSAKQYFSQFRHMEEPLEMERSPQLRKHACRVMGALNTVVENLHDPEKVSSVLALVGKAHALKHKVEPVYFKILSGVILEVIAEEFANDFPPETQRAWAKLRGLIYSHVTAAYKEVGWVQQVPNATTPPATLPSSGP, from the exons ATGGAGAAAGTGCCGGGCGAGATGGAGATCGAGCGCAGGGAGCGGAGCGAGGAGCTGTCCGAGGCGGAGAGGAAGGCGGTGCAGGCGACGTGGGCCCGGCTCTATGCCAACTGCGAGGACGTGGGGGTGGCCATCCTGGTGAG GTTCTTTGTAAACTTCCCTTCGGCCAAGCAGTACTTCAGCCAGTTCAGGCACATGGAGGAGCCCCTGGAAATGGAGCGGAGCCCGCAGCTGCGGAAGCACGCCTGCCGGGTCATGGGGGCCCTGAACACAGTGGTGGAGAACCTGCACGACCCCGAGAAGGTGTCCTCTGTGCTCGCCCTGGTGGGCAAAGCCCATGCCCTCAAGCACAAGGTGGAGCCCGTGTACTTCAAG ATCCTCTCTGGAGTCATCCTGGAGGTGATCGCCGAGGAATTTGCCAATGACTTCCCCCCTGAGACGCAGAGAGCCTGGGCCAAACTTCGCGGCCTCATCTACAGCCACGTGACCGCTGCCTACAAGGAAGTGGGCTGGGTACAGCAGGTCCCCAACGCCACCAC CCCGCCGGCCACGCTGCCCTCTTCGGGGCCATAG